In Rattus norvegicus strain BN/NHsdMcwi chromosome 1, GRCr8, whole genome shotgun sequence, a genomic segment contains:
- the Spaca6 gene encoding sperm acrosome membrane-associated protein 6 isoform X10, with the protein MGEIPRPRERALSPTTLLHPSGSFWKAFTSAAAKLKRTIEHLKKAQDCIPPCGVQEAARRFHCWGCFSTICDLPLDCPVQDMLVNRGDQALFSCIVAFQLPESEVTYSWKYAGGGVRTQDVSYFRDLPGSHGYLARIRPVQPRHSGTFSCVILHDQRPLARLYFYLNVTGPPPPEETELQVTFREVMRWTPREAEMIQPWRPSLGELLTRPQALTPGNLLLLAAAAALGSASVTVLVWLLIRWYLSGN; encoded by the exons ATGGGAGAGATACCAAGGCCCAGGGAAAGGGCTCTTAGTCCAACCACCCTGCTTCATCCTTCAGGGTCCTTTTGGAAGGCCTTCACCAGTGCTGCAGCAAAATTGAAGAGGACCATTGAACACCTTAAAAAAG CCCAGGACTGCATCCCTCCTTGTG GGGTCCAAGAGGCCGCTAGGCGTTTCCACTGCTGGGGCTGCTTTTCCACAATCTGTGATCTGCCTCTAGACTGTCCAG TTCAGGACATGTTGGTGAACCGAGGGGACcaggctttgttttcttgcatcgTGGCTTTCCAGTTGCCAGAGTCGGAGGTCACTTATTCCTGGAAATATGCGGGAGGAGGT GTCCGGACTCAGGACGTTTCCTACTTCCGTGATTTGCCGGGGTCTCACGGGTACCTGGCACGAATCCGGCCAGTGCAACCCAGGCACAGTGGAACCTTTTCCTGCGTGATCCTGCACGACCAGCGCCCCCTGGCGCGGCTCTACTTCTATCTGAACG TGACGGGGCCTCCTCCGCCTGAGGAGACTGAGCTCCAGGTCACGTTCCGGGAAGTGATGCGTTGGACACCGCGGGAGGCGGAAATGATCCAGCCCTGGAGGCCCAGCCTAGGCGAACTACTTACCAGACCCCAGGCTCTGACGCCTGGCAACCTACTCCTGCTGGCGGCTGCTGCTGCACTTGGGTCTGCTAGTGTTACTGTGCTAGTGTG GCTGTTAATTCGATGGTACTTAAGTGGCAACTAA
- the Spaca6 gene encoding sperm acrosome membrane-associated protein 6 isoform X16, protein MPRGGTCGGLQATPGFFPVQDMLVNRGDQALFSCIVAFQLPESEVTYSWKYAGGGVRTQDVSYFRDLPGSHGYLARIRPVQPRHSGTFSCVILHDQRPLARLYFYLNVTGPPPPEETELQVTFREVMRWTPREAEMIQPWRPSLGELLTRPQALTPGNLLLLAAAAALGSASVTVLVWLLIRWYLSGN, encoded by the exons ATGCCCCGGGGCGGGACTTGTGGGGGTCTACAAGCGACACCTGGCTTCTTTCCAGTTCAGGACATGTTGGTGAACCGAGGGGACcaggctttgttttcttgcatcgTGGCTTTCCAGTTGCCAGAGTCGGAGGTCACTTATTCCTGGAAATATGCGGGAGGAGGT GTCCGGACTCAGGACGTTTCCTACTTCCGTGATTTGCCGGGGTCTCACGGGTACCTGGCACGAATCCGGCCAGTGCAACCCAGGCACAGTGGAACCTTTTCCTGCGTGATCCTGCACGACCAGCGCCCCCTGGCGCGGCTCTACTTCTATCTGAACG TGACGGGGCCTCCTCCGCCTGAGGAGACTGAGCTCCAGGTCACGTTCCGGGAAGTGATGCGTTGGACACCGCGGGAGGCGGAAATGATCCAGCCCTGGAGGCCCAGCCTAGGCGAACTACTTACCAGACCCCAGGCTCTGACGCCTGGCAACCTACTCCTGCTGGCGGCTGCTGCTGCACTTGGGTCTGCTAGTGTTACTGTGCTAGTGTG GCTGTTAATTCGATGGTACTTAAGTGGCAACTAA
- the Spaca6 gene encoding sperm acrosome membrane-associated protein 6 isoform X5, with translation MGLVALVGSFVLLLLLIFRASTWACLFCFTTHEERLSLCRMFVGSEDSKIRKCRDALTDAFEGFSDMEINYDERSHLHDEFTQMTVFLQEVAAVQGSFWKAFTSAAAKLKRTIEHLKKAQDCIPPCVQDMLVNRGDQALFSCIVAFQLPESEVTYSWKYAGGGVRTQDVSYFRDLPGSHGYLARIRPVQPRHSGTFSCVILHDQRPLARLYFYLNVTGPPPPEETELQVTFREVMRWTPREAEMIQPWRPSLGELLTRPQALTPGNLLLLAAAAALGSASVTVLVWLLIRWYLSGN, from the exons ATGGGACTTGTTGCCTTAGTAGGGAGCTTTGTCCTGTTGCTCCTGCTGATCTTCAGGGCATCCACATGGGCTTGTCTCTTCTGCTTCACTACGCATGAGGAACGCCTCAGTCTCTGCCGGATGTTTGTGGGCTCAGAGGACTCCAAGATACGCAAGTGTAGAGATGCTCTCACAGATGCTTTTGAGGGTTTCTCAGACATGGAAATCA ACTATGATGAGAGGAGCCACCTGCATGATGAATTTACACAGATGACAGTTTTCCTTCAGGAGGTGGCTGCTGTCCAGG GGTCCTTTTGGAAGGCCTTCACCAGTGCTGCAGCAAAATTGAAGAGGACCATTGAACACCTTAAAAAAG CCCAGGACTGCATCCCTCCTTGTG TTCAGGACATGTTGGTGAACCGAGGGGACcaggctttgttttcttgcatcgTGGCTTTCCAGTTGCCAGAGTCGGAGGTCACTTATTCCTGGAAATATGCGGGAGGAGGT GTCCGGACTCAGGACGTTTCCTACTTCCGTGATTTGCCGGGGTCTCACGGGTACCTGGCACGAATCCGGCCAGTGCAACCCAGGCACAGTGGAACCTTTTCCTGCGTGATCCTGCACGACCAGCGCCCCCTGGCGCGGCTCTACTTCTATCTGAACG TGACGGGGCCTCCTCCGCCTGAGGAGACTGAGCTCCAGGTCACGTTCCGGGAAGTGATGCGTTGGACACCGCGGGAGGCGGAAATGATCCAGCCCTGGAGGCCCAGCCTAGGCGAACTACTTACCAGACCCCAGGCTCTGACGCCTGGCAACCTACTCCTGCTGGCGGCTGCTGCTGCACTTGGGTCTGCTAGTGTTACTGTGCTAGTGTG GCTGTTAATTCGATGGTACTTAAGTGGCAACTAA
- the Spaca6 gene encoding sperm acrosome membrane-associated protein 6 isoform X18, whose translation MLVNRGDQALFSCIVAFQLPESEVTYSWKYAGGGVRTQDVSYFRDLPGSHGYLARIRPVQPRHSGTFSCVILHDQRPLARLYFYLNVTGPPPPEETELQVTFREVMRWTPREAEMIQPWRPSLGELLTRPQALTPGNLLLLAAAAALGSASVTVLVWLLIRWYLSGN comes from the exons ATGTTGGTGAACCGAGGGGACcaggctttgttttcttgcatcgTGGCTTTCCAGTTGCCAGAGTCGGAGGTCACTTATTCCTGGAAATATGCGGGAGGAGGT GTCCGGACTCAGGACGTTTCCTACTTCCGTGATTTGCCGGGGTCTCACGGGTACCTGGCACGAATCCGGCCAGTGCAACCCAGGCACAGTGGAACCTTTTCCTGCGTGATCCTGCACGACCAGCGCCCCCTGGCGCGGCTCTACTTCTATCTGAACG TGACGGGGCCTCCTCCGCCTGAGGAGACTGAGCTCCAGGTCACGTTCCGGGAAGTGATGCGTTGGACACCGCGGGAGGCGGAAATGATCCAGCCCTGGAGGCCCAGCCTAGGCGAACTACTTACCAGACCCCAGGCTCTGACGCCTGGCAACCTACTCCTGCTGGCGGCTGCTGCTGCACTTGGGTCTGCTAGTGTTACTGTGCTAGTGTG GCTGTTAATTCGATGGTACTTAAGTGGCAACTAA
- the Spaca6 gene encoding sperm acrosome membrane-associated protein 6 isoform X11 yields MPSFSPQPRTASLLVNPGSPHRFNKVQRIDRETSWGSPTPGLGGSLGVQEAARRFHCWGCFSTICDLPLDCPVQDMLVNRGDQALFSCIVAFQLPESEVTYSWKYAGGGVRTQDVSYFRDLPGSHGYLARIRPVQPRHSGTFSCVILHDQRPLARLYFYLNVTGPPPPEETELQVTFREVMRWTPREAEMIQPWRPSLGELLTRPQALTPGNLLLLAAAAALGSASVTVLVWLLIRWYLSGN; encoded by the exons atgccttctttctctccacagCCCAGGACTGCATCCCTCCTTGTG AACCCTGGGAGTCCCCATAGATTTAACAAGGTTCAGAGAATTGATCGGGAGACTTCATGGGGGAGCCCAACACCTGGTCTCGGTGGTTCACTAGGGGTCCAAGAGGCCGCTAGGCGTTTCCACTGCTGGGGCTGCTTTTCCACAATCTGTGATCTGCCTCTAGACTGTCCAG TTCAGGACATGTTGGTGAACCGAGGGGACcaggctttgttttcttgcatcgTGGCTTTCCAGTTGCCAGAGTCGGAGGTCACTTATTCCTGGAAATATGCGGGAGGAGGT GTCCGGACTCAGGACGTTTCCTACTTCCGTGATTTGCCGGGGTCTCACGGGTACCTGGCACGAATCCGGCCAGTGCAACCCAGGCACAGTGGAACCTTTTCCTGCGTGATCCTGCACGACCAGCGCCCCCTGGCGCGGCTCTACTTCTATCTGAACG TGACGGGGCCTCCTCCGCCTGAGGAGACTGAGCTCCAGGTCACGTTCCGGGAAGTGATGCGTTGGACACCGCGGGAGGCGGAAATGATCCAGCCCTGGAGGCCCAGCCTAGGCGAACTACTTACCAGACCCCAGGCTCTGACGCCTGGCAACCTACTCCTGCTGGCGGCTGCTGCTGCACTTGGGTCTGCTAGTGTTACTGTGCTAGTGTG GCTGTTAATTCGATGGTACTTAAGTGGCAACTAA
- the Spaca6 gene encoding sperm acrosome membrane-associated protein 6 isoform X17: MGLVALVGSFVLLLLLIFRASTWACLFCFTTHEERLSLCRMFVGSEDSKIRKCRDALTDAFEGFSDMEINYDERSHLHDEFTQMTVFLQEVAAVQGSFWKAFTSAAAKLKRTIEHLKKAQDCIPPCVQDMLVNRGDQALFSCIVAFQLPESEVTYSWKYAGGGPDSGRFLLP, encoded by the exons ATGGGACTTGTTGCCTTAGTAGGGAGCTTTGTCCTGTTGCTCCTGCTGATCTTCAGGGCATCCACATGGGCTTGTCTCTTCTGCTTCACTACGCATGAGGAACGCCTCAGTCTCTGCCGGATGTTTGTGGGCTCAGAGGACTCCAAGATACGCAAGTGTAGAGATGCTCTCACAGATGCTTTTGAGGGTTTCTCAGACATGGAAATCA ACTATGATGAGAGGAGCCACCTGCATGATGAATTTACACAGATGACAGTTTTCCTTCAGGAGGTGGCTGCTGTCCAGG GGTCCTTTTGGAAGGCCTTCACCAGTGCTGCAGCAAAATTGAAGAGGACCATTGAACACCTTAAAAAAG CCCAGGACTGCATCCCTCCTTGTG TTCAGGACATGTTGGTGAACCGAGGGGACcaggctttgttttcttgcatcgTGGCTTTCCAGTTGCCAGAGTCGGAGGTCACTTATTCCTGGAAATATGCGGGAGGAG GTCCGGACTCAGGACGTTTCCTACTTCCGTGA
- the Spaca6 gene encoding sperm acrosome membrane-associated protein 6 isoform X4 yields the protein MGLVALVGSFVLLLLLIFRASTWACLFCFTTHEERLSLCRMFVGSEDSKIRKCRDALTDAFEGFSDMEINYDERSHLHDEFTQMTVFLQEVAAVQGSFWKAFTSAAAKLKRTIEHLKKAQDCIPPCGVQEAARRFHCWGCFSTICDLPLDCPVQDMLVNRGDQALFSCIVAFQLPESEVTYSWKYAGGGVRTQDVSYFRDLPGSHGYLARIRPVQPRHSGTFSCVILHDQRPLARLYFYLNVTGPPPPEETELQVTFREVMRWTPREAEMIQPWRPSLGELLTRPQALTPGNLLLLAAAAALGSASVTVLVWLLIRWYLSGN from the exons ATGGGACTTGTTGCCTTAGTAGGGAGCTTTGTCCTGTTGCTCCTGCTGATCTTCAGGGCATCCACATGGGCTTGTCTCTTCTGCTTCACTACGCATGAGGAACGCCTCAGTCTCTGCCGGATGTTTGTGGGCTCAGAGGACTCCAAGATACGCAAGTGTAGAGATGCTCTCACAGATGCTTTTGAGGGTTTCTCAGACATGGAAATCA ACTATGATGAGAGGAGCCACCTGCATGATGAATTTACACAGATGACAGTTTTCCTTCAGGAGGTGGCTGCTGTCCAGG GGTCCTTTTGGAAGGCCTTCACCAGTGCTGCAGCAAAATTGAAGAGGACCATTGAACACCTTAAAAAAG CCCAGGACTGCATCCCTCCTTGTG GGGTCCAAGAGGCCGCTAGGCGTTTCCACTGCTGGGGCTGCTTTTCCACAATCTGTGATCTGCCTCTAGACTGTCCAG TTCAGGACATGTTGGTGAACCGAGGGGACcaggctttgttttcttgcatcgTGGCTTTCCAGTTGCCAGAGTCGGAGGTCACTTATTCCTGGAAATATGCGGGAGGAGGT GTCCGGACTCAGGACGTTTCCTACTTCCGTGATTTGCCGGGGTCTCACGGGTACCTGGCACGAATCCGGCCAGTGCAACCCAGGCACAGTGGAACCTTTTCCTGCGTGATCCTGCACGACCAGCGCCCCCTGGCGCGGCTCTACTTCTATCTGAACG TGACGGGGCCTCCTCCGCCTGAGGAGACTGAGCTCCAGGTCACGTTCCGGGAAGTGATGCGTTGGACACCGCGGGAGGCGGAAATGATCCAGCCCTGGAGGCCCAGCCTAGGCGAACTACTTACCAGACCCCAGGCTCTGACGCCTGGCAACCTACTCCTGCTGGCGGCTGCTGCTGCACTTGGGTCTGCTAGTGTTACTGTGCTAGTGTG GCTGTTAATTCGATGGTACTTAAGTGGCAACTAA
- the Spaca6 gene encoding sperm acrosome membrane-associated protein 6 isoform X15 has protein sequence MGLVALVGSFVLLLLLIFRASTWACLFCFTTHEERLSLCRMFVGSEDSKIRKCRDALTDAFEGFSDMEINYDERSHLHDEFTQMTVFLQEVAAVQGSFWKAFTSAAAKLKRTIEHLKKAQDCIPPCGVQEAARRFHCWGCFSTICDLPLDCPVQDMLVNRGDQALFSCIVAFQLPESEVTYSWKYAGGGPDSGRFLLP, from the exons ATGGGACTTGTTGCCTTAGTAGGGAGCTTTGTCCTGTTGCTCCTGCTGATCTTCAGGGCATCCACATGGGCTTGTCTCTTCTGCTTCACTACGCATGAGGAACGCCTCAGTCTCTGCCGGATGTTTGTGGGCTCAGAGGACTCCAAGATACGCAAGTGTAGAGATGCTCTCACAGATGCTTTTGAGGGTTTCTCAGACATGGAAATCA ACTATGATGAGAGGAGCCACCTGCATGATGAATTTACACAGATGACAGTTTTCCTTCAGGAGGTGGCTGCTGTCCAGG GGTCCTTTTGGAAGGCCTTCACCAGTGCTGCAGCAAAATTGAAGAGGACCATTGAACACCTTAAAAAAG CCCAGGACTGCATCCCTCCTTGTG GGGTCCAAGAGGCCGCTAGGCGTTTCCACTGCTGGGGCTGCTTTTCCACAATCTGTGATCTGCCTCTAGACTGTCCAG TTCAGGACATGTTGGTGAACCGAGGGGACcaggctttgttttcttgcatcgTGGCTTTCCAGTTGCCAGAGTCGGAGGTCACTTATTCCTGGAAATATGCGGGAGGAG GTCCGGACTCAGGACGTTTCCTACTTCCGTGA